Genomic segment of Anaeromyxobacter sp.:
CGGATGGAGGGCGTGCCGTTCACCTCGAAGACCAGCGGCCCGCCCGGCACGTCGAGCATGTCCACGGCGCACACCTCCAGGCCCAGCACCCGGGCGGCCTGCACCGCGATGCGGCCGTGCTCCAGCGGCAGGGTGGCCGCGGCGAAGCGGGCGCCCCGCCGGGCGCCGCGGCCGGCGCGCCCCGGGGCCGGCTCGCGCCTGAGCGCCGCCACCACCTCGCCGCCCACCACCAGCGCCCGCAGGTCCCGCCCGCCGGCGCCGCGCAGGTCCTGCTGCACCACGATGTTCTGGCCCAGCCCCAGCACCGCCTCCAGCGCCGCCTCCAGCGACTGCATGGTCTCGCACACCATCACGCCGCTCTTGCCGCCGGCCGCCAGCAGCTTGACCAGCACCGGCACGCCGCCCACCAGCCGCACCATCTCCTGCAGGCCGGAGGCGTCGGCCGCCATGACGGTGCGCGGCACCGGCACGCCGCCCGCCGCCAGCAGCTGCAGGCTGCGCATCTTGTGCCGGCTGGCCGCCAGGGCGGCGGCGCCGTTCAGGACCGGCAGGCCGATCAGCTCGAGCTGCTTCACCACCGAGAGGCCGTACTGGTGGATGGAG
This window contains:
- a CDS encoding RimK family alpha-L-glutamate ligase, with amino-acid sequence MRLTILSRSARLPTTRRLLEAARAMGHHARVVDPLAVEMGLGGERPTVSWRRRRFPRTDVVVARIGPSIHQYGLSVVKQLELIGLPVLNGAAALAASRHKMRSLQLLAAGGVPVPRTVMAADASGLQEMVRLVGGVPVLVKLLAAGGKSGVMVCETMQSLEAALEAVLGLGQNIVVQQDLRGAGGRDLRALVVGGEVVAALRREPAPGRAGRGARRGARFAAATLPLEHGRIAVQAARVLGLEVCAVDMLDVPGGPLVFEVNGTPSIREAEQACGVDVASRIVACAAALARGA